In Arthrobacter sp. StoSoilB5, one genomic interval encodes:
- a CDS encoding MFS transporter, with the protein MPPCLLKPQRALVRARWGVFGTFAVVGFLSAIWLVNIPDIQERTGTSHAVLGGLILLLGLGALVSMQFTGILIRKIGSRASSLLGLGFLVVTVNLPGMATDAVSLGAALFIFGLGHGITDVAMNQHAVVVERGYSRPIMSAFHAFYSLGGAVGAVAAAAGQSSGLDLAWILFLACLVGAAGAAFSAPRLLSTATELRLEAGAGPDPVNEDASQGTVLPDRNRRRIVALAVMAFLILLSEGAANDWSALQTVECLNESEAAAALAYGAFASAMTVGRLLADRAAHALGPVRVIRYGSLMAGAGMLAVVTSTLYPLSIIGWLLFGLGLSGIIPQIYTAAGAAGRDDSGKTLARVVSCGYVGLLAGPAIIGWLGGMVGLTLAFILPLLFCAFGVILAKAVAPASDEVAPEHMHNIQASSSER; encoded by the coding sequence ATGCCGCCCTGCCTCCTCAAGCCTCAGCGCGCACTTGTCCGTGCCCGGTGGGGCGTGTTCGGCACGTTTGCCGTAGTCGGGTTCCTTTCGGCAATCTGGCTTGTCAATATTCCGGACATCCAAGAGCGGACCGGGACATCCCATGCCGTTCTCGGCGGACTCATCCTTCTTCTTGGACTCGGCGCACTGGTGTCAATGCAGTTCACCGGTATCCTCATTCGCAAGATCGGTAGCCGGGCCAGTTCCTTGTTGGGACTCGGATTCCTGGTCGTCACCGTGAACCTGCCGGGCATGGCCACCGATGCGGTCTCCCTGGGTGCCGCCCTGTTCATCTTTGGCCTCGGCCACGGAATCACCGATGTGGCGATGAATCAGCATGCGGTCGTTGTGGAACGAGGATACAGCCGGCCGATTATGTCCGCTTTCCATGCCTTCTATTCCTTGGGCGGCGCTGTCGGGGCCGTTGCCGCAGCGGCCGGGCAATCCTCCGGCCTGGACCTGGCGTGGATTCTCTTCCTTGCTTGCCTCGTAGGTGCGGCAGGCGCAGCATTCTCTGCGCCCAGGCTGCTGTCCACCGCAACCGAACTCCGGCTCGAAGCCGGAGCCGGTCCTGACCCTGTAAACGAAGATGCATCACAAGGCACTGTTTTGCCGGATCGCAATCGGCGTAGGATCGTTGCCCTCGCCGTCATGGCGTTCCTGATACTGCTTTCGGAAGGGGCAGCCAACGATTGGAGCGCGCTCCAGACTGTCGAGTGTCTCAATGAGTCCGAGGCTGCGGCCGCCTTGGCCTATGGTGCATTCGCGTCGGCCATGACGGTTGGTCGGCTGCTCGCCGACCGGGCGGCGCATGCGCTGGGGCCTGTCCGGGTGATTCGCTACGGTTCCCTTATGGCCGGAGCCGGGATGCTGGCTGTCGTCACATCGACGCTCTATCCGCTCTCGATCATCGGATGGCTACTGTTCGGCCTGGGACTTTCAGGGATCATTCCGCAGATCTACACGGCAGCGGGCGCCGCAGGACGGGACGATTCCGGCAAGACGCTCGCGCGGGTGGTTAGCTGCGGGTACGTGGGACTGCTTGCAGGCCCGGCCATTATTGGCTGGCTGGGTGGAATGGTTGGGCTGACGCTGGCGTTCATCTTGCCCTTGCTGTTTTGCGCCTTCGGAGTCATCCTCGCGAAGGCTGTGGCTCCCGCGAGTGACGAAGTAGCACCCGAGCACATGCACAACATCCAGGCGTCCAGTTCGGAACGCTAG
- a CDS encoding helix-turn-helix domain-containing protein encodes MALDGQTFTVTKLIATNGLGLTMAHEGRAGQRPAGIPLALERKGPIPGLRGGELVLTSGLHLGSDWGAWEAFLSEAMGAGASGFIIGLGSGAAFETLPSQVLSLANEHDVPLLTADFADMGRIAHSITALVSDAQREALRRPLDLQMEITAIVTRGGSVGDLLSGWQQRTDEPVAVFDRLGRAMARSSTFPSSLLAPLGERLASHQAPRLGEQLRLSASTLTAQPDNATGEAEATVEISPFAGNDTVRGYCVRIPSGRETAELAAPALRSLLALEFERLWFLDESARRKRAERFARLLTLTEPGGARTFLRSLGIDPGPLRGVAIEARNETHAEVLIDDLAVVLAAPFIRHRHRVVECLATVDPRQALADYGLDVPTGIGTSGAPEHSVRSIRQATLALETSRRAGTPIEYVDGASHEFLINAAPSDYLESFSTAVLAPIENSRGGEALLRTLHTWLLERRSIEATAERMGVHRHTVRNRMQRIVQITGHDLDGIDAQTELWLALKARGFRDSADTSPLGP; translated from the coding sequence ATGGCACTTGATGGACAGACGTTCACGGTCACTAAGCTGATCGCGACCAATGGACTCGGGCTGACGATGGCCCACGAAGGCAGGGCAGGTCAACGACCAGCCGGCATCCCACTGGCCCTTGAGCGCAAGGGCCCCATTCCGGGCCTGCGCGGCGGGGAACTGGTCCTCACCAGTGGACTGCACCTTGGCTCGGACTGGGGCGCCTGGGAAGCGTTCCTTTCGGAAGCCATGGGCGCTGGCGCCTCCGGGTTCATCATCGGGCTCGGGTCCGGGGCAGCATTCGAGACGCTCCCTTCGCAGGTGCTTAGCCTTGCCAACGAGCATGATGTGCCGCTGCTGACTGCCGACTTCGCCGACATGGGACGGATTGCTCACTCCATTACAGCCCTGGTCTCGGATGCCCAGCGGGAGGCCCTGAGACGACCCCTCGATCTGCAGATGGAAATTACCGCAATCGTGACCCGCGGCGGCTCCGTCGGGGACCTGCTGTCCGGCTGGCAACAACGAACCGATGAGCCAGTAGCTGTTTTCGACCGGCTCGGGCGGGCCATGGCCCGAAGCTCGACGTTCCCATCGAGCCTGCTGGCTCCGCTGGGCGAACGCCTCGCCAGTCATCAAGCGCCCCGGCTTGGTGAGCAACTCCGGCTGTCCGCGTCCACGTTGACAGCACAGCCGGACAATGCAACCGGGGAGGCGGAGGCCACGGTCGAGATTTCCCCCTTTGCCGGCAACGACACCGTACGCGGCTACTGCGTCCGGATTCCCTCGGGCCGCGAGACGGCTGAGCTAGCCGCGCCGGCGCTCCGGTCCCTCCTGGCACTCGAATTCGAACGCCTGTGGTTCCTCGACGAGTCGGCACGTCGGAAACGAGCCGAACGGTTTGCGCGCCTTTTGACGCTCACGGAGCCGGGAGGCGCGCGGACATTCCTGCGGAGCCTTGGGATCGATCCAGGCCCACTCCGTGGCGTAGCCATCGAAGCAAGAAATGAGACACACGCCGAAGTGCTCATCGACGACCTCGCTGTGGTGCTCGCCGCGCCCTTTATCCGGCACCGCCACCGCGTCGTCGAGTGCCTGGCAACAGTGGACCCCCGCCAGGCGCTTGCCGACTACGGCCTGGACGTCCCAACGGGGATCGGCACCTCCGGCGCCCCTGAACACTCCGTCCGGAGCATAAGGCAAGCCACCCTGGCCTTGGAGACCAGCCGTCGGGCCGGCACGCCAATCGAGTATGTCGACGGAGCCTCGCACGAGTTCCTGATCAACGCGGCCCCTTCCGACTACCTGGAATCGTTCTCCACCGCCGTCCTTGCCCCGATCGAGAACTCACGAGGAGGTGAAGCCCTCCTCCGCACCTTGCACACCTGGCTTCTCGAACGTCGATCCATCGAAGCAACAGCCGAACGCATGGGCGTCCACCGGCATACGGTTCGGAACCGGATGCAACGGATCGTCCAGATCACAGGGCACGATCTTGACGGCATCGATGCTCAGACCGAGCTCTGGCTCGCCCTCAAGGCCCGGGGCTTCCGCGACAGCGCTGATACTTCACCACTAGGTCCATAA
- a CDS encoding MFS transporter, protein MPTTLVTTDSVPRSMLRRVVIASGLGTLLEYFDYASYSYLATTIAMVFFPPEDRAVALMSTFAVFALSFLVRPLGAFVWGSLGDKIGRKSILATTIILMSGATFLIGFIPSYGMIGVSAPILLLLLRMTQSFSASGEYAGAGTFVAEYAPAAKRGLLTSVVPIAAAAGFLAASLMATVLYASTSPEFMQEWGWRIPFLVAGPLGIVGLWLRLRLEDTPQFRRVLELEKKQREILVDQHPATSRWSETRKSLPSMFKALLVMSLNAGAYYLLLSYTPSFLIEEAGMSEANATLVVTIGLLAHIIFIPLAARLSDRIGRKRTLMISSIAFILLSYPIMTLLSFGGVVLASAVLVASLMFFAMNDAVFPSFFTELFGTRSRYLGFALPFNVGAMLFGGVAPLIGTWLIATTGNASSPAFFLMGIGVLSLAGLLMSAETARRPLADEQAGVRKHSVPSI, encoded by the coding sequence ATGCCCACAACCCTTGTCACCACCGATTCCGTCCCCCGGTCCATGCTCCGCCGAGTCGTCATAGCCAGCGGGCTTGGAACCTTACTGGAGTACTTCGATTACGCCAGCTATAGCTACCTCGCAACTACCATCGCCATGGTCTTCTTCCCCCCGGAAGACCGCGCTGTTGCACTGATGAGTACCTTCGCGGTGTTCGCGCTCTCCTTCCTGGTTCGCCCGCTGGGCGCTTTCGTCTGGGGCAGCCTGGGCGACAAAATCGGGCGCAAGAGCATCCTCGCCACCACTATCATCCTCATGTCCGGAGCGACTTTCCTCATCGGGTTCATTCCGAGCTATGGCATGATCGGCGTTTCTGCACCGATCCTGCTCCTCTTGCTCCGCATGACGCAGAGTTTCTCTGCCTCCGGGGAGTACGCCGGCGCGGGCACTTTCGTTGCCGAGTATGCCCCCGCCGCCAAACGCGGACTGCTTACCAGCGTTGTACCCATCGCAGCAGCTGCTGGCTTCCTGGCGGCATCACTCATGGCCACCGTCCTCTACGCAAGCACGTCGCCGGAGTTCATGCAGGAGTGGGGCTGGAGGATTCCGTTCCTCGTGGCAGGCCCGCTCGGCATTGTTGGCCTCTGGCTCCGGCTGCGCCTGGAAGACACCCCTCAGTTCCGCCGGGTGCTTGAACTCGAAAAGAAGCAACGCGAGATCCTTGTCGATCAGCACCCGGCCACGAGCCGTTGGTCCGAGACGCGCAAGAGCCTGCCGTCGATGTTCAAGGCACTGCTCGTCATGTCACTCAACGCCGGCGCCTACTACCTTCTGCTCAGCTACACGCCCTCTTTCCTCATCGAGGAAGCAGGTATGAGCGAAGCAAACGCGACTCTGGTGGTCACCATTGGCTTGCTGGCACACATCATCTTCATCCCCCTCGCCGCCCGTCTCTCCGACCGCATCGGCCGTAAGCGCACCCTGATGATCTCGAGCATCGCTTTCATCCTCTTGAGCTACCCGATCATGACGCTGCTCTCCTTCGGCGGAGTGGTCCTCGCCTCGGCCGTCCTTGTTGCGTCGCTGATGTTCTTCGCAATGAACGACGCGGTCTTCCCGTCGTTCTTCACCGAGTTGTTCGGCACCCGCTCGCGCTACCTCGGGTTCGCGCTGCCCTTCAACGTCGGCGCCATGCTTTTCGGAGGCGTCGCACCGCTCATCGGCACATGGCTGATAGCCACCACCGGCAACGCGAGCTCGCCGGCGTTCTTCCTGATGGGCATCGGCGTACTCTCGCTGGCCGGGCTGCTGATGAGCGCAGAGACAGCACGTCGCCCCCTGGCCGACGAGCAAGCTGGGGTGCGGAAGCACTCCGTCCCATCGATCTAG